GGAAAAGGGGGGCATGGGTTCACTCTCCTGCGCCATCGCCGGCAGCTTGCGCCCCCGCCGGCCCGCAAGAGATTGGGTCTTCCCGCCCCTCCCGCAAGGGCGGGATTGAAAGCGGCCCGTCCGGCGCACCGGACAGGCCGCCCTCCCCGACCCTATTTGGCGTCGCACGCGAGGGGCACCGGCGCGCGCGGACCGTGCCTGGACAAATCGAGCGATCAGCTCAGGCGCCAGAACGCACACCAATCAGAAGGCTTGCCTTCCGGTCGGTGCGCGCTCCATTGGCCGGCGCAGTCGGCCGGTAGCCTCAGCGAGTTGTGCGGGGTGCCCGCTTGACCTGAATGGCAAGGCATAGCACCGCGGCGATGATCGGGCCGGCCGCCAGCGTCAGCAACGCCGGCGTGAAGCTCTGGGTGGTGTCCTTGATCCAGCCCACCAGATAGGGACCGGCGAAGCCGCCGATTTGCGCGAAGCCGTTAATGGCTGCGATGCCTCCGGCGGCAGCTGCACCGGTGAGAAACTGGGTCGGCAGCGACCAGAATACCCCGAGGACCGCCCACACGCCGAACGCTGCTGCACAAAGCAGGAACAGGCCCATGATCGGGCTCGGAGCAACCGCGCTGGCGGCGAGGAAGACGCCGCCGATAAGCGCCGAAGACGCCGTATGCCACTTGCGCTCTCCGGTGCGGTCTGAATTGCGCGACATTACGACAAGACCGATGGCGGCGAAAATGAACGGGATGGCCGTGACGACCCCCGTCTGCATTTCGGTCAGCCCGCCGATGGACCGCACGATCTGCGGCAGCCAAAGCACAACGCCGTAAACGGCCATGGCGTTGAACATGTAGATCAACGTCAACAGCCACACGCGCTTGTCGCGGAAGATGGCACGAAAATCATGGGTGCCCACCGCCGCCACCTCGCGGTTCTCGCGATCAAGCTCGGCAATCAACCAAGTCCGCTCGGCGGCGTCGAGCCAGCGTTTGTCCTCTTGCGGCCGGTCCACGAGGTAGAAGAACGTCACCACACCCAGGATCACCGCCGGAATGCCTTCAAGGATGAAGAGCCACTGCCAGGGGGCCAAACCGAACCAGTTGGGATTGCTGGCGAGGATAAAACCCGAAATGGGCGCCCCGATCACCGTAGACAGCACGGTCGCGGTCATGAAGCCTGCGGTGGCCTTGGCGCGGTCGCGAGCGGGGAACCAGTATGTAAGATAGAGCAGGATGCCCGGCACGAAGCCGGCTTCGGCGAGCCCCAGCAGGAAGCGCATTACATAGAAGCTCGTCTCACCCTGGATGAAGGCCATGCCGCAGGATATGAGGCCCCAGGTCACCATGATACGGGCGATCCAGAGCTTTGGACCAACTTTATGCATGATCATGTTACTTGGGACTTCGAAGGCGATGTAGCCGAGAAAGAAGATGCCAGCGCCAAATCCATAGGCCGTTGCTGACAGGCCCAGATCCTTGTTCATGTGAATGGCGGCAAAGCCGACATTCACTCGATCAAGATAGTTGATGATGAAAAGAATAAAGCAGTAGAAGACGATGCGCCAGCGCAATTTGCCCAGCACCCGTTTGCGGATGGCGTCGTCGTCGGCGATGGGTGTATTTAGAGTCACGGATGACATGCGTTTTCCCCCTTAAGTGTAATTAAATGTGTGCCGTGGCGTGGCACGGCCGGCGCCTTGCGTCGACCGGCACGGGTCAATAAGTGGCGCGGCCACCGGAAACGTCGAACACGCCGGCTGTGGTGAAGGAGCATTCATCCGTCGCCAACCAGCAGACTAACGCCGCCACTTCTTCGATCTGGCCAAAGCGTCCCATTGGGATCTTGGACAGCATGAAGTCGATATGGGCCTGGCTCATCTGGTCGAAGATCGCGGTGTGCACCGCGGCCGGTGTCACGCAATTCACGGTGATGTTGTTCTTGGCCAGTTCCTTGCCGAGCGACTTGGTCAAGCCGATCACGCCGGCCTT
This genomic interval from Aquabacter sp. L1I39 contains the following:
- a CDS encoding MFS transporter, which translates into the protein MSSVTLNTPIADDDAIRKRVLGKLRWRIVFYCFILFIINYLDRVNVGFAAIHMNKDLGLSATAYGFGAGIFFLGYIAFEVPSNMIMHKVGPKLWIARIMVTWGLISCGMAFIQGETSFYVMRFLLGLAEAGFVPGILLYLTYWFPARDRAKATAGFMTATVLSTVIGAPISGFILASNPNWFGLAPWQWLFILEGIPAVILGVVTFFYLVDRPQEDKRWLDAAERTWLIAELDRENREVAAVGTHDFRAIFRDKRVWLLTLIYMFNAMAVYGVVLWLPQIVRSIGGLTEMQTGVVTAIPFIFAAIGLVVMSRNSDRTGERKWHTASSALIGGVFLAASAVAPSPIMGLFLLCAAAFGVWAVLGVFWSLPTQFLTGAAAAGGIAAINGFAQIGGFAGPYLVGWIKDTTQSFTPALLTLAAGPIIAAVLCLAIQVKRAPRTTR